In Deinococcus maricopensis DSM 21211, one genomic interval encodes:
- a CDS encoding putative bifunctional diguanylate cyclase/phosphodiesterase: protein MTPSAPAAPRPAARLTFALTVILLAAHLLWVLVAWGSEGFRLTVSALIYIPTFLLGGATCILNAPRAPHDASAWRTLGAGLVSFGLGQGIYAYLLLVLKDPPFPSAADALFLLALALYAWGFLRFRRTPGTTLERLRLGVDVAVIIAAVGVFAWKYVLYGVLTGYAGQPLAAIIGLTYPFGDLALLSVLLLVALRGGAPLGARDATLGFGLACLIVADQAFIVLGANGTYQEGSWVDVFWAAGATLFALASFAPTTTQRPSRRPALVQHTAPYLPYLALGAAFALLISGDRSTSAAQRGVLWGTVLVTALVVVRQIIAFTENARLTDALRRLSGELEGRVQERTRELDVANTALRGLTEDLELKVRERTAELEASQARLAHQAQHDVLTGLPNRALFQDRVERGIASAAREGGRLAVMFIDLDGFKAVNDTLGHAAGDELLREVASRLQDNVRRNDTVARLGGDEFTVMLLGVNTAQDAASVAQKILRALREPIHLADGAAHVSGSIGVSLYPQDGADATDLQRHADIAMYRAKQGGKNNITFYAPEMNAVDAARSAVEQHLRGALDRHELTLAYQPLHNAQGLVVGVEALLRWQNAALGNVPPTTFIPVAEDTGLIIPIGQYVLNEACRQLAAWRAHGTAVDRMSVNVSPAQFAREDFVDIVRRALQHHRLDGRDLELELTERLIIRDVPGVSRKMSELRALGVRLSIDDFGAGNSALNYLMTLPVNTLKVDRAFVQALDQTPGAHRIVQAIVALGHALGLDVVAEGVETPAQLLQVRELGCERTQGFLLGQPVPPENIRA from the coding sequence ATGACGCCCTCCGCGCCGGCGGCGCCGCGCCCCGCGGCGCGCCTCACATTCGCGCTCACGGTCATCCTCCTCGCCGCGCACCTCCTGTGGGTGCTCGTGGCGTGGGGGAGCGAGGGGTTCCGCCTGACCGTCAGCGCCCTGATCTACATCCCCACGTTCCTGCTCGGCGGCGCCACCTGCATCCTCAACGCGCCCCGCGCGCCGCACGACGCCAGCGCGTGGCGGACCCTCGGCGCCGGCCTCGTGTCCTTCGGCCTCGGGCAGGGCATCTACGCGTACCTGCTGCTGGTTCTCAAGGACCCGCCGTTCCCGAGCGCCGCCGACGCCCTCTTCCTGCTCGCGCTCGCCCTGTACGCCTGGGGGTTCCTGCGGTTCCGCCGCACGCCCGGCACCACCCTGGAACGCCTGCGCCTCGGCGTGGACGTCGCCGTCATCATCGCCGCCGTCGGCGTCTTCGCCTGGAAGTACGTCCTGTACGGCGTCCTCACCGGATACGCCGGACAACCCCTCGCCGCCATCATCGGTCTCACGTACCCGTTCGGGGATCTCGCGCTCCTCAGCGTGCTCCTGCTGGTCGCCCTGCGCGGCGGCGCCCCCCTCGGCGCGCGCGACGCCACCCTCGGCTTCGGCCTCGCGTGCCTCATCGTCGCCGACCAGGCCTTCATCGTCCTCGGCGCGAACGGCACGTACCAGGAAGGCTCCTGGGTCGACGTGTTCTGGGCCGCTGGTGCCACCCTGTTCGCCCTCGCCTCCTTCGCGCCGACCACCACGCAACGCCCCTCACGCCGCCCCGCCCTCGTGCAGCACACCGCGCCGTACCTGCCGTACCTCGCGCTCGGCGCCGCCTTCGCGCTGCTCATCAGCGGCGACCGCAGCACCAGCGCCGCGCAACGCGGCGTGCTGTGGGGCACCGTCCTCGTCACTGCCCTCGTCGTCGTCCGCCAGATCATCGCGTTCACCGAAAACGCCCGCCTCACCGACGCCCTGCGCCGCCTCTCCGGCGAACTTGAAGGGCGCGTGCAGGAACGCACGCGTGAACTCGACGTCGCCAACACCGCCCTGCGCGGCCTCACCGAGGACCTCGAACTGAAGGTCCGCGAACGCACCGCCGAACTCGAAGCGAGCCAGGCGCGCCTCGCGCACCAGGCGCAACACGACGTCCTCACCGGCCTTCCCAACCGCGCGCTCTTCCAGGACCGCGTAGAGCGCGGCATCGCCAGCGCCGCCCGCGAAGGCGGCCGCCTCGCCGTCATGTTCATCGACCTGGACGGCTTCAAAGCCGTGAACGATACCCTCGGCCACGCCGCCGGCGACGAACTCCTGCGCGAGGTCGCCTCCCGCCTGCAGGACAACGTGCGCCGCAACGACACCGTCGCGCGCCTCGGCGGGGACGAATTCACCGTCATGCTGCTCGGCGTCAACACCGCCCAGGACGCCGCCAGCGTCGCCCAGAAAATCCTCCGGGCCCTGCGGGAACCCATCCACCTCGCGGACGGCGCCGCGCACGTCTCCGGGTCCATCGGCGTGAGCCTCTACCCGCAGGATGGCGCAGACGCCACCGACCTGCAACGCCACGCGGACATCGCCATGTACCGCGCCAAACAAGGCGGCAAGAACAACATCACCTTCTACGCCCCCGAAATGAACGCCGTGGACGCCGCCCGCTCCGCCGTCGAACAGCACCTCCGCGGCGCCCTCGACCGCCACGAACTCACCCTCGCGTACCAACCGCTCCACAACGCCCAGGGCCTCGTCGTCGGCGTGGAGGCCCTGCTACGCTGGCAGAACGCCGCCCTCGGCAACGTCCCACCCACCACGTTCATTCCCGTGGCAGAAGACACTGGCCTGATCATCCCCATCGGGCAGTACGTCCTCAACGAGGCGTGCCGCCAACTCGCCGCCTGGCGCGCCCACGGCACAGCCGTGGACCGCATGAGCGTGAACGTCTCCCCGGCGCAGTTCGCCCGCGAGGACTTCGTCGACATCGTCCGCCGCGCCCTCCAGCACCACCGCCTCGACGGCCGCGACCTCGAACTGGAACTCACGGAACGCCTCATTATCCGCGACGTGCCCGGCGTCTCGCGCAAAATGTCAGAACTGCGCGCCCTCGGCGTGCGCCTCAGCATCGACGACTTCGGCGCCGGCAACTCCGCCCTTAATTACCTCATGACGCTCCCCGTCAACACCCTCAAGGTCGACCGGGCGTTCGTGCAGGCCCTCGAC